The genomic interval GCCTTCGAGAACCTCGTCGCCACCTACGAACGCACCGACGCGCCGAGTTTCCGGACGGCGATGTACGTCGTCGCCATCGAGCGCGTCGTCAACGCCGCCGAGGAAGGCGGTATCTGGCCGTAGTTGCCAAGCTGAAGGGGAGGTTCCCAATGTATCGTTTCATCTCGGCACACGAACCGCCCGTAAAAAACACATGCAGGCACGTGCTGTTGTTTCAGCGGTCCGAACCCGTGCTTACCAATGGGTCCACTCTCAAAATCTTACGATAGTACTGTTTCATCACCCGATTCGTCAACAACGACAATCTCTCCCGAGTCATTTACCTCAAGACGCGCACCGTTGCTACCCATCTCTATTACTCCATTGTCGTAAGTCCCGCCGCCTGTGGATTTCAGACCAGACGCGAACTGTACACTGCTACCAGTGTCGAAATTAAGAATATCGAATATCTGCCCCTTTGAGTTGACACGAAAACCGACTGTACCTTTTTCATCGTAAGTGCGGATGTTGCCGTCCTTGATTGAGACGTAGTCCTTCCCGAGGTCGCCTAACTGCCGATATGGGCCAGATACGCTGTCGAATTGGATTCTGTCCGCATCAACGTCGTTCAGTTCGACGAGTGTGTCGATATTGTTGAGCCGATATTGCTGTACTAATGGCCCGCTGTTCGAGTAGTCTGCAGTCGTTTTAAACGCGACTGTGCCCGTGTAGTTGTTCAGTGGGTCATCAATCCGCGGAGCTGTCATCACTGCATTTTCGAGCAAGCCAGATAATTCAAATGCGACCGAATTATTTCCAGTCGGAAACATTGCGGGTTGCATGATGACAGCATTACCGAGATCTCCCTGCAATCTCATCCCGATGTTGCCATACTTCACAGACTCTGGCGATATCTCCGTATCAACAAATGATGGAGTACCACTGCCACCAGTAACGCTCGCCGGGAGAAACTGGATTCCGATGTCAGTAACTCGATACTCCCCTCGTGTTATCTGTGTATTCTCACAGAACAGTTCGTGGTTTTCCACTGAGATTCCGACAGTAAAATCCCGGACTGTGCGGGGCCCGATGTGAACGTCAGTCGTGTCTTTGAGTTGTAACCAGCCATTGTTTGAAGACTCTGTAGAGTGCCAACTCCCGCCCATGATAGTCGTTGTCCATCGCGACGCATTGGCCCCGTCGACCGAATTCGACTCGTCTATCGACAACGCCCACCCAGTCGCCGAACACTCTATTTCGGCCCGTTCTGCAATGCGGAGTTCGAAACCTTCGTGTACGTTCGGGTCGATTGTGAGTTGACTATCCCACGTCCATTGATTATCAATTGGTTCAGCAACAAATATACGGCTGGCTCCATTTTCTAATGCACTTAGAACTTTCTCGCGGAGATTACCCCCACCGCCAAGGTATATATCTCCACCAATGACCTGTTTGCCTGTATTTACTGAATCAAACTTCCCATCTTCGAATTTGACCGGAATCTTGTTTCCCTCACTGTCGAGTGCAATTATTTCACCGTTCTCGTTCCGAAGTTCTATTTGGTTACTCATACTGTCTCTGTGATACCGAGGGTAGCTCCGTCCTCGATGACGAGACTACCAGTTTCTTCCCAGACGATGCACTCGTAAACTTCGGATTCGGGAGGCGCTGTCCCACCGTTCTCGAAGCGGAGGGTGGTGGATTGCGTGCTCTTGAGCGTCCGGAGCGATGGCGGTGAAACGTTCGTCTTAGTCTCGGCCGGGACGGTGAGTGTCTCCAACGCTTTCCGTGTTCGCATCATTGACGCCGCTCTGGATGGCGGAAGTTCGTCTTCTGTACCGGCACAGCCAGCAAGGGCGCCAGTCGCACCCGCAACAGCCGAGACCAATATCTCTCGACGGGAGAGCCAATTTGATGGTTGCATATCAACTCCAGATGGCCAGATGACACAAATTATTTTCTATCGGTAGAGTAGCAAATCTAACGGGGACACTCCAGCCTGCGCTGACCGCCGGAGTTTTGTTCCGCTCGCTCCAACAGGATACCATGCCGGTCTTCGAGCGCGAGGTTCGCGTGTCGGCGCCACTCGACGATGTCTGGGAGTTCCACGCGACAGCGGACGGTCTGGTCGCTCTGACCCCCGACTGGATGCACCTACAGGTCGAGGAGACCCGGGGCCCCGACGGGGAACCGGACCCCGAGGCGCTCGAACCGGGCTCGGTCGTCGTCTCCTCGATACAGCCCTTCGGTGTCGGGCCGCGCCAGCGATGGGTCTCGGAAATCGTCGCCCGCGAGGAGGGCGAGACGGAGGCGATGTTCCGGGACGTGATGACCGAGGGGCCGTTTCCGGAGTGGGAACACACTCACCGGTTCCACGCGGCCGGGGACCTCGCGACCGTCGTCCACGACCGCGTGGAGTACGAGCTCCCCGGCGGCCCGCTTGGCCGGCTCGCCGGGCCGCTGGGGTTCGTCGGGATGGAACCGATGTTTCGCTTTCGTCACCGAAAGACACGGGAGCTACTGGAAGCGTAGGCCGGGGGCACTTTTGCGCCCTCGGACAGGCCTTTCAGTGTCGGTCGTGAAGAGGTGCTGTATGACAGACGTACTCGTCGTCGGCGGCGGTCCCGCCGGCCTCAGCGCTGCACTGTTCACGGAGAAGAACGGCCTCGACACAGCCGTCTACGACACCGACGAGACGTGGATGCACAAGGCCCACCTGTTCAACTACCTCGGCATCGACTCGATGGACGGGTCGGAGTTCATGGAGGTCTCACG from Halomicroarcula saliterrae carries:
- a CDS encoding SRPBCC family protein, translated to MPVFEREVRVSAPLDDVWEFHATADGLVALTPDWMHLQVEETRGPDGEPDPEALEPGSVVVSSIQPFGVGPRQRWVSEIVAREEGETEAMFRDVMTEGPFPEWEHTHRFHAAGDLATVVHDRVEYELPGGPLGRLAGPLGFVGMEPMFRFRHRKTRELLEA